Genomic segment of Vicugna pacos unplaced genomic scaffold, VicPac4 scaffold_20, whole genome shotgun sequence:
tccaatactatattgaattgaaattgtgagaattggcaaccttgtcttgtctcagctttttgtgggaagggtttcaggttttcaccattgagtaatttgctggtatatgtttgtcataaatagctgtcattatgttgagttatggtccctctatgcacactgtgataagaacttttattgcaaataggtgttaaattttatcaaatgctttttctttacctactgagatgatcatgtgtttttttgtcctctctgttgttgatatggtgtatcacaatggattgattgatttgtatatgttcaaccatctttgcgttcctgggttgaacctaaattgaccatggtgtataatcttttttttcatgttgttggattctgtttgttaatacttccttaaagacttttacatctatgtttatcaatgatattggcctatagttttcttttggaatagtgtctttgtctggttttggtatcaggttgatgttggctttatgatgtgagtttgggtgtactctcttcatatcaatcttttggaaaagcttgaggaagtgtggtatggatttttctttctatttttggtcaaattccccagtgaagatatttgggtctgaatttttgtttgcagagattttttattttattgataattctattctatttctggtgatctctctgttcaaatggtcaatttcttcttaatgcaaaaatggttggctgaatgtttccagaaacttctgcatttcttcctggttatccagtaagtttccatagagttgctcatggtattcctttatgatattttgcaaatttgttgtactctttgtagtttctccaatgtcatttcttatgttatttgtgttctctctctattcttgttgatgagtctgtccagagttttgtcgattttgtttactattttagaaaagagtttgattttttctatttattaatatctacttcaattcttccttcctttatctttattatttccctctttctgctgacttttggttttgtttgctcttcttttcatgattagtttacatagaacattagattatttatttgaaaatgctcttcttctttgaagagggccttgtcacaatgatcttccctcttaagcctgctttaattgtattccataaactttgcatagtgttttgtcatatttctcaagatatattttaatttcttattttacttcatcaactcccctcttgttttagtaccatgttgtttaatcttcttgctgtaattttttctccctatttttctgtgattgattactactttcatggtattatactcagaaaagatgcttgaaataattattagcttcttaaattttttgaggattcttctgtgcctgagtacataatctttccaagaaaatgtttcatgtgcactgggaaagaatgcatattctgttttggggagaagtactgttttgaaaatatcagccaactccaattattttatcttatcttttagtgtctttgttcccttattaatttcctgtctgaaagaccagtctagtgatggtaatggggagttataatctcctactgtgattgtgttcccatccatttctccctttttatctattagtatttgctttctgtatttaggtgctcctatattgaggatGTATAACTTAATGAGCATAACACCCtcagtttttattgcttctttaatcattatatcatgtccttgtttatctttctctatggcctttgttgtaaagtctattttgtgtgaagtcagtactgctagtcctgcttacttttcatgtccatttgcatggaatacatttttcaatcctctgacttcatttatgtgtgttcctcttactaatggggtctcttgtatcttcattatgtagggtcttgttatgttatcccatctgacaatatttatctttttaatcaggcactttgtctattaaaaattgtgataattattgatagactggtgtttatatccattttgaacttcatttcccttttgattttgtatttcctttttgttcatttctttctcttttgtggcttgataattttttttattatcctggtttctttctggatttgtgaattcattgtaagcttttgaattatggttgacctgttttttatgtatactgacccattactatatctatttattttaactgataggaatacaaattctaacccatcctaaagagaagagaatcCAGAAGAAAAGTCTCTGTATTAACTGTTTCacactctgacacttaaaaattttgatgtcctgttttacaacatcatgtttatgcaattgtaagtcattgtaattattgcctttctaattatgcctttctcttttctataacatcctgcttctttttgtttaacagtagatctttcattatttctttttctgttgctaaattcttctatatttgtttttttcagaagttatttatctctccttctattctaaaggatatccttgcttgataaattatcttagattacagctttctttcattcagggctttgaatatgtcttgccactgccttctgcctgttgtaattgtgtaggaacatgtttaaaaatataatgtatataattttatgtatatgtaaagaatacttagaaatgaagttaacaattgagatgaaaacctatacattaatatatagaaaacattgatgaaggaaattaaaacagatccaaagaaatgaaaagatctcttatgttaatgttgtgaaactatttggttgaaacaaccatactacacaaagcaatctaaatttagtgtgattcatgtcaatataaccatgagatttttccattacatagaacaaataaattcaaaacttatatgtatccacaaaaatcatgagttgctgaaataatcttgaaaatatgtattaaatctaatagtgtaaagttctctgatgttaaacagtcctacaaagatttagtaatttaaataacatgatactgactcaaaaacagacaccaaacaatagaagagaatagagcaaccagatgtaatccctcacacttatgatcaattaacccatgaaaaatgaagcaagagtataatatgaaggaaagacattctcctaaatatgtagtgctggaaagattgaacatgagaaatataaattagagtatttcctcacattgtatacaatccatgtgcacagaatatcttttatttattttgtttacttttatttcttacacctgtaatttattgatctatgttttgatcttttatttcacttatcaaatttattcctttttttttctttttggtataaacttacacacaattgttttcccaatttctctttctgataatgagttcttactatataaaaatgcaatggatatttgtatattgattttgtattctgcaagtttactaagtatgttcagtatttctaacagtcactggaggagtctatggagttttccatctatgtataattatgtcatctgtaaaaattttactgcttctttacaagttgtatgcattttagattttttcttgactagttgttctggctcagacttctagaagtgtaatttaggacttgtgacaatgagctactttttttatTACAGGACCTGAGATAAACCTTTCTGTATGTttacattgaacttgattttattcatgcgtattacatttatgccttttattatgtttagttacattctatctaaagtgaatttgttaagaatacttttatagaaaacttaagattagatctgtcaataaatttcctacagtttttgagactgttatttctgaattctctgtttttaaaggtatggtataccatatattactttgcgtatgttaaataatatttatgaatcaggactaaatccctcttaactatagtttataatacttataatatgcaataaattcaggttgctaacgtttatttagaatggaatatacacatactgaatgagaaatttacattgtagcttgagtgtagatttatttattcaaaaattttgtctctcattttgaatttggtttatgtttaatggattttatttcttatttaagaatataaattttggttgaacttggtttactacagtttactgataaagaacatagctattatttacaattagtgaacaaaacacttgccttaaagtgccgtattttactaacaatgacaactgttttaggactgagaaacatattgcttcctaaaatgcattgcctggtcttttccaccccaacccacgtattctctaatttctttgtattttgattgtttgtttgcccctaaatggaggtaatgcttattgaacccaggatcttgtgcctaagtgtatttatcaacatcattttagaacacttaacagaagccacaagagtatgtattataaagatgacaagaaaatttattccttctagggactgaaaacctctgagtgaaagaatggcaaaaataaacatttgtaagaatactgtaagattttctcttgtgtaaatttaaagtagtatataaaactacatttattttacttatagcactgaattacaagttaaaacaaaaattctcccctttagaatttcttaaatttgattgaatatttttatttaattttatttcataaatatttaccattcatatataaacataacaaataaactaatatttattctgttcatgtgttgaatatagagctacttattttaaagtacacagataaaaaactacttccacttccaaatcaaattatgtttcactttaattacaaatgataatgaaatagttataaattttcataaatgttttacacaaatttcacttttgaaatccaagactttaaaattattttatatattttgtgattatttattctctgttcacatatctggtataaatttgtgtacaaaaggatggagattggttttatttcttagacaccaaaattaaattatttaaatagattttgtggggataatatttgcagatcaccgtataaaattaagcatcatatatgcttcattttaactggatgaatgagaagtaaacactggctgaatcttacacttgagttgctaggagaccagtcgaatgtgatgtcacagcttctcaaattgagaaccattgtgatggcctcacagtttatctgtgctggcccgccaaaacagcatttgaagctgcagtgcacaaaattatgcagattagaaatgtagttgtagaaaatgttatttgagatggcacatgtttctacagaaattcaagttgtgtctcctaaatatggaccaacttcttcaggaatgtacagtagatctctattgtgtgatcaaacattctctggggacttggacttgaggtctatgattgaggaaaatgtttttaaggatttgtctgaagaatccctgataaaaaggccatgttacaaacattgtgtctctgaaccagatgaagataatgattttcgttctctgacatatccaagaaaactctggaaaatggttgggaatgaccaatttaaatccatctgttgggatgataatggaacttccatagtgatggatgaagatgtctttatgaaggaaaatttggaaagaaagtctcctttcagaatatttgaacctggaagtatgaaaagtttagttagacagctaaacctttatggatttagtaaagtgcagcagaattttcgaagatctgtttctctagctgactttcaggcagaagaaaaagaagtctctgttttaagcaaggtattaagaaattttagttaccacttagtagcttatatataaaattttattttgtacatcaatctatggtaatatatatgtaaaactagattttgaaaactgtacaaaactattaaaactaaaatactttatatttcaaaaaaatgaggacagtgtcttatgtagtcaagattatgggaaatatgcttacaactatgaatcttaccacaaatttaaataaagttaataaaactgcttttaaaaaatggcattcaccgttactgcaaatgctaacttcataaatttgatgactatactatttaaatggtattttccaaataagaaacttcaaaatattgtcagcaatgttcatattttgatgataatatctttgcatagtaaacgtgaattctgaggttttataggttaggcttattgtagccttgtatttcggtttaaaatattactaaaatctttctcctttggttgtagcagcagttctaccataatccaaattttaaactaggctgtcccctgatttcagtgagaataaaaggaatagttgggattaaaaatgcctctctggtggcttcattggctgaagatttcaaaaagaagcacttaaagCATGGGGACACTCATAGttcagattttgtggctgacaatagaggataaagtgcatttttaccttctgcaaatttaaacatgcttctaataagaaaaccctctactagccacataaatggTGATACGAATACCCTGATCagtggtgatttttctcctctatgatcaatgtcatttagacatccagaacaaattgtaatggatcaacgtgctattttaaatcagttgaccattatccacgggcactctcaaagcagctacaatgaagcaaatggccgtgttgtgaacttcattacaactaaaacttctacttctcagtacagcatcttatctcccatacagtgcaattattttggactgatggaggaacctcctacttttccaaatggatatcacaaaatatctgccagtgaaggtcgtttttctaaacttcaaccaggtagaaacccacggattccagtgccagagctagccaatacatcagctacttctctttcaaggccaaatcatcacccatcttcagcttatgaacgtcatcctaattacaactgatctaccagaggactaccagattatgcaggataacaaagattaaaattgatgttgttaaatgtcgacaaatatctgcaatattcttatttgaacaataaacatagatgtgcacctgtattttccttatattttttaagtagacttaagtgttaaatgggagattaagttaccatttaaagaaaaaaagagatatttgattgatatgatcatttgatggaagaatatgggagtaaatttaaataatttcttgtaaggaagaagagaaaaatggaagaatttgggaaaagactaaaacatggagagagggaaaagtactaagtggtttctggttcatcctggaaagtatcaaaagtgataagttaggatatgttggaacaggagatCAATGCCGGAAATGGCCCAGGGATCCTGGTCttgattatgtcatccctggaatcataaaggtcacatgatatagtcccagatggcacattcatcatgtggtagaatttaaggagcaattttatctatggtgttctttgtgctgttctcaaagcattccaattggtgctttcatttcctgccctcaagtgtctacactatatcttctagtcaatactttatgttacatttatgttCCAACCAAATACAAGCTaaagtcctcagggtggcactatatgcctttctaaatctaaccccagaaactcaacttagttttgttatttctttaaaaatctggcatctgactaccttggcatatcttaatgtttcactgtatctggagatatatccaggcaaatgcttgtcaactatgttagctgcaacctcaccacttttgcttcaGCTCATCATTGGGCTTAGGGTGTTCTCATTTTACCtagttagactttcccagtctcagcacagaagccacctcctccagatgttttctgtctatccccccttccttgtctaacttggataccggcacagaaagcacagcacatgccacagaatgcattttagtatttagtgaatgaaaaatacatgttgactttaagcaaaatctactttcctgaaacaacaaaactctcatggttttcaaactatttcgttatggtctttactcttcaccacaaactagctcttttcatagcccaaggactagtctctcaagacagtaagtggatgtaggtacaggagacaaagtattattttcttcttaattcatacctccagtagccaaaagcactaaattcccatttgctgcattttttcctgtctcttcatcacccacccaccccaaaattgctgattctcttctccatatgaataactatactgacttctaataaatttacttcttagaatcagagctttgtccagaagagacagtgccattgcaaacatttaatgtaggtttatacaccccacataaattgtgccccttctaaccttcagacagtaagtatctaagtggtacttgaTGGTTGGTttgggtggtcatattcagttaccaaattgcaatctaaaatgtgtggactcaa
This window contains:
- the LOC140693938 gene encoding heat shock transcription factor, Y-linked-like; this translates as MLFEMAHVSTEIQVVSPKYGPTSSGMYSRSLLCDQTFSGDLDLRSMIEENVFKDLSEESLIKRPCYKHCVSEPDEDNDFRSLTYPRKLWKMVGNDQFKSICWDDNGTSIVMDEDVFMKENLERKSPFRIFEPGSMKSLVRQLNLYGFSKVQQNFRRSVSLADFQAEEKEVSVLSKLTIIHGHSQSSYNEANGRVVNFITTKTSTSQYSILSPIQCNYFGLMEEPPTFPNGYHKISASEGRFSKLQPGRNPRIPVPELANTSATSLSRPNHHPSSAYERHPNYN